Proteins found in one Paraburkholderia caballeronis genomic segment:
- a CDS encoding ABC transporter ATP-binding protein — MSALVEIRGLRAWYGASEALHGVDLRIGAGETVALAGRNGSGRSTLAKALMGMVRARGERRFAGRCLDGLRPFEIARLGIGYVAETRDVFPALTVDENLLLGIAPRPRGRRTPRFARDDAYALFPVLRERRAARAGVLSGGEQQMLALARALVGDPDLLIVDEPTEGLAAQAAARVGECLAALRTHGVAVLLIEQRLALAHDLADRVAVMGHGEIVFDGTPAQLAARDDVVRDWLGVG; from the coding sequence GGCGTCGATCTGCGGATCGGCGCGGGTGAGACGGTCGCGCTCGCGGGCCGCAACGGCTCGGGCCGCTCGACGCTCGCGAAGGCGCTGATGGGGATGGTCCGCGCGCGCGGCGAGCGGCGTTTTGCGGGCCGTTGCCTCGACGGGCTGCGCCCGTTCGAGATCGCGCGGCTCGGCATCGGTTACGTCGCGGAGACGCGCGACGTGTTTCCCGCGCTGACCGTTGACGAGAATCTGCTGCTCGGTATCGCGCCGCGTCCGCGCGGGCGGCGGACGCCGCGTTTCGCGCGCGACGACGCGTATGCGCTTTTTCCGGTGCTGCGCGAGCGCCGCGCGGCGCGGGCCGGCGTGCTGTCGGGCGGCGAGCAGCAGATGCTGGCGCTCGCCCGCGCGCTGGTCGGCGATCCGGATCTGCTGATCGTCGACGAGCCGACCGAAGGGCTCGCCGCGCAGGCGGCCGCGCGCGTCGGCGAATGTCTTGCCGCGCTGCGGACGCACGGCGTCGCGGTCCTGCTGATCGAGCAGCGGCTCGCGCTCGCGCACGACCTCGCGGACCGCGTCGCGGTGATGGGGCATGGCGAGATCGTGTTCGACGGCACGCCGGCGCAGCTTGCGGCGCGCGACGACGTCGTGCGCGACTGGCTTGGGGTGGGTTAG